In Streptomyces sp. HUAS ZL42, the DNA window TGGCGTTGATGCCGGCCGCCTTCAGCGAGTTGATGATCGCGGTGGCCGCGTCGATCTCCTGCGGACGGTCGCTGCGCGCGGAGATGTTCGTGCTGATCGACGTCTTGCCGCAGGCCTTCAGCTGCTCCTTGGCCTTGGCCACGTCGCCCTTGTTGCCGTCGGTGGCGTACACGTCCGCCTTCTCGTAGCCGGGGATGTCCGGCGGGAGGACGGTGGTGGCGATGTCACCGCGGATCGGGCCGCCCTCGGCGGTCTGCACGGAGACCTTGTCGATGGCGTACTCGACGGCCTTGCGGCAGGCGACGTTGTCGAACGGCGCGAGCTTGGTGTTGATCGCCATGTAGACGAGACGGCCACCGTAGGTGTTGTCGGTGTTGGCCTTCTTGTCGGCGTCGTTGACGACCTGCGCCTGGGTCGAGGCCTGGACACCCGTACCGCCCAGGTCGATCGCGTCACCGGCCTGGACGTCCTTGTCGATGGTCTCCGCGTTGACCTTGAGGTTGACCACGATCTTGTCCGGGTACTGCTTGCGCAGCGGGTCGGTGCTCGCGTCCCAGTTCTCGTTGCGGACGAGGACGGCCTGCTTGCCCTCGTCGTAGCTCTGGAACTTGTAGGAGCCCGAGGACACGATGCTCTTGACGTAGTCGATGCCCTTGTCCTTGGCCTGGGGCACCGGAGCCGTCTGCGGCGTCGCGACCAGGTAGTCGAACTCCTGGAAGGCGCGGTTGAGCTTGAAGACGATCGTGGTGTCGTCCGGCGTCTCGATGGACGCCAGGCCGCCGGCGCTCTTGTCCTTGTAGGGGCCCTTGTACTTGTCGCCGCCCGCGAGGAACTGCTGGAAGTAGTTCGGGCCGAGGGAGAGGACGTCGCGCGCGAAGTTGGAGCGCTCGACGGCGTACTTGACGTCCTTCGACGTGATCGGCGTGCCGTCCTGGTACTTCAGGCCCGTACGCAGCTTGTACGTCCAGGTCTTGCCTCCGTCGCCCGGCACACCCGGGCTCGCGGCGAGGTCCGGGACCAGCTCGTTGCCCTTCTCGCCCGGGGCGGGCTTGAAGGTCATGAGCGGACGCGCGTAGAGACGGCTGAAGTTGTACATGTACGCGTAGTACGTGTTGCCGGGGTCGAAGGAGTCCGGCACGTCGGACAGCTCGTAGGTGACCGTGCCCCCCTTCGCGGTGGAGGCGTTGACAACGTCCTTGGTCGCTGCGTTGGCCCCAGCCGACTTCGTCCCGTTGTCAGTGTTGTCATCGGCCTTGCTGCATGCCGCGAGCAGCAGGCTCGCACTGCCGATGGCCGCAACCGCGGCCAGCGCTGACCTTCGCATGATGGTCTGCTTCCCCTTCACTGTTGGAAACCTGTTGGACTCTCGTCGCGGCGCCGCAGGTCAGCGGCTGCGCGGGTCGAGAGCATCACGGAGACCGTCGCCGAGCAGATTGAATGCCAGAACGGTCACGAAGATGGCAAGACCGGGCACGATCATGTACTGGGGATCGACCTGGTAGTAGTCGACCGCCTGATTGAGCATGCCGCCCCACGAAGCCTGCGGGGGCTGGATGCCGACGCCGAGGAAGCTGAGGCTCGCCTCGAAGAGGATGTTGGTCGGGATGAGCAGCGTCGAGTAGACGATGATCGGGCCGACCAGGTTCGGGAGCAGCTCCCGGAAGAGGATGTACGGCCCCTTGGCACCCATGCCCCGTGAGGCGTCGACGAACTCGCGCTCCCGCAGGGCGAGGGTCTGCCCCCGGACGATACGTCCCAGGTAGGGCCAGTTGAAGAAGCCGATGACGAAGATCAGCACGCTGATGTGGAGCGGCAGGCCTTCCAGGCCGAAGGCACCGCCCTGGAGCGTGGCGGAGATGGCGATGGCGAACAGCAGGAGGGGGAAGGCGAGGAAGGTGTCCATCAGCCGGCTGATGATCGTGTCGACCCGCCCGCCGTAGTAACCGGCCACCACACCGAGGACCGCGCCGATCGTGTTGGACAGGATCGTCGCGCCGAACGCGACGACCAGCGAGACCCAGGAACCCTCCAGGATGCGGGTGGCGATGTCGCGCCCGAACTTCGGCTCGACACCGAGCGGGTGGTCCCAGCTCATGCCGCCGAAACCGCCCTTGGGCAGGGAGGTGTTGGGGTCGATGAGGTCCTGGTGGAAGGCGTTGGGGTCGAGGCCGAAGACCGCCTGGATGGGGCGCGAGAGGATCGCGATCAGTATCAGCAGGATCACGACGACCCCACCCGCGACGGCCACCCTGTCCTTCTTGAAACGGGACCAGGCGATCTGCCCCAGGGAACGG includes these proteins:
- a CDS encoding ABC transporter substrate-binding protein → MRRSALAAVAAIGSASLLLAACSKADDNTDNGTKSAGANAATKDVVNASTAKGGTVTYELSDVPDSFDPGNTYYAYMYNFSRLYARPLMTFKPAPGEKGNELVPDLAASPGVPGDGGKTWTYKLRTGLKYQDGTPITSKDVKYAVERSNFARDVLSLGPNYFQQFLAGGDKYKGPYKDKSAGGLASIETPDDTTIVFKLNRAFQEFDYLVATPQTAPVPQAKDKGIDYVKSIVSSGSYKFQSYDEGKQAVLVRNENWDASTDPLRKQYPDKIVVNLKVNAETIDKDVQAGDAIDLGGTGVQASTQAQVVNDADKKANTDNTYGGRLVYMAINTKLAPFDNVACRKAVEYAIDKVSVQTAEGGPIRGDIATTVLPPDIPGYEKADVYATDGNKGDVAKAKEQLKACGKTSISTNISARSDRPQEIDAATAIINSLKAAGINATLKQYPSGKYFTDYAGVPEFDKKQNIGLMMMQWGADWPSGYGFLQQILHGDAIGASGNTNLSQLNNPEVNANLEKAIATEDKSARDALYTQIDKKVMDEAALVPLTYFKVLLYRPTTFTNMVSSAAWSGQYDYLNIGTTKK
- a CDS encoding ABC transporter permease: MTAPIETTGAAAEAQPEAVLTGVAKGQIEGRSLGQIAWSRFKKDRVAVAGGVVVILLILIAILSRPIQAVFGLDPNAFHQDLIDPNTSLPKGGFGGMSWDHPLGVEPKFGRDIATRILEGSWVSLVVAFGATILSNTIGAVLGVVAGYYGGRVDTIISRLMDTFLAFPLLLFAIAISATLQGGAFGLEGLPLHISVLIFVIGFFNWPYLGRIVRGQTLALREREFVDASRGMGAKGPYILFRELLPNLVGPIIVYSTLLIPTNILFEASLSFLGVGIQPPQASWGGMLNQAVDYYQVDPQYMIVPGLAIFVTVLAFNLLGDGLRDALDPRSR